One genomic segment of Candidatus Woesearchaeota archaeon includes these proteins:
- a CDS encoding metal-dependent hydrolase has protein sequence MRAPTHLLFAVVCFLIYSSYYDITYPLLFISIVLFMTLFVDIDEPDSKIGKLFWPVAQSIKWVLGHRGLLHSLIPPLLLFLIYRFMGWNEIAIAAFIGYNAHLVADMLTPHGIYPLYPIPWRIRGPIRVGSLGEYMFAGMLLVVIAIKLLL, from the coding sequence ATGCGCGCGCCAACGCATCTCCTTTTTGCAGTTGTTTGTTTTCTGATATACAGCAGTTATTATGACATAACATATCCTCTCTTGTTCATCAGCATTGTTCTTTTTATGACCTTGTTTGTAGACATTGATGAACCGGACTCAAAAATAGGAAAGCTCTTTTGGCCTGTTGCGCAGAGTATCAAGTGGGTGCTTGGACATCGAGGACTGCTTCATAGTCTTATTCCTCCATTGTTATTATTTTTGATTTATAGGTTTATGGGGTGGAATGAAATCGCAATTGCGGCATTTATTGGCTATAATGCGCACCTTGTCGCGGATATGCTCACGCCGCATGGTATTTATCCACTATACCCAATTCCATGGAGAATTCGAGGACCAATTCGTGTAGGCTCGTTAGGAGAATATATGTTTGCAGGAATGCTTCTTGTAGTGATTGCAATCAAGCTGCTTCTTTGA
- a CDS encoding lamin tail domain-containing protein: MKKLVFMAFALLFFTEITLALEITEVFPNPIGDDNNKEFIEIYNPTGVNLSGYVLGDEANNDTLVGLFYGNGTYALVVEEGFAWQSLNNSASIYNAGATIGNNLGNTQDSIFLYTHEKILLDSTQYTAAVEGYSFEKRDGIWGLSTLQNGTPGFSFFSEMTDNETNSSENEEKKKQEEHSEESADSTNTTNIVSLSFSLPSLLYVNQSLSSGFRIGNNHDEKIDAILTYTVSFNDTLLLNNTKYFFNISKYKTKDTLSFTFPEPGEYTLCGNVESLPHDGLFDDNSICQNLSVVSLEEIACNRTITIIMNQTDYRSGKPIDFSLLIDGTKNPAFPFIASTFIEEITGEIVKKSTNTTTTSIKHWTPKIKKEYGVYRIHATLLDPYCADVSLQDNTATATFFVFNRFDEEPFVAIEHLYLGSDSIAKTGDTLRAKVHFYTGNLSRISSDEKAIHLYVKNEIGTVVSPIAQITPSESFQENELTLPFLLDYSCTSFPTTEETYTLVVEGAGNTAKQKFPVKGVNKERCGSASSEYLSYELASLGFSGENVTHTVIIINTDDAPHTYAVSSKIYRRAKTYSGDHFANQNTLSLNPGEEYTVTLQNTLLGVEAGAYSAKIQIQKDQQKTLKEFRGELTVVGNEVHVEEHVLEDAQITAFRVLGSFSDEQIPLFVQVDGNGNYTLSLESALEQKNIPISLHEKGFVFLNITPLKGKNVFVAQLYHNTTLVDTAALSFSVSGDTISPTKNVEAIENRENKETKTPSSLASITGYAVYQHAAPFETTFYKTIALLNAVLLGVLFSLILYVIIKNRDMIKNTLQNQSQPI, from the coding sequence ATGAAAAAATTAGTGTTCATGGCCTTCGCACTGCTGTTTTTTACAGAAATAACTCTCGCGCTCGAGATTACAGAAGTCTTTCCTAACCCGATTGGAGATGATAACAACAAAGAGTTTATTGAGATTTATAATCCAACTGGTGTAAATTTGAGTGGATATGTTCTTGGTGATGAAGCGAATAATGATACGCTTGTTGGTCTTTTCTATGGCAATGGAACATATGCGCTTGTTGTTGAAGAAGGATTCGCATGGCAATCGCTTAATAACTCTGCATCGATTTATAATGCAGGAGCAACAATCGGAAATAATTTAGGGAATACGCAAGACAGTATTTTTCTTTATACTCATGAAAAAATATTGCTTGATAGTACACAGTACACTGCTGCAGTTGAAGGATATAGTTTTGAAAAAAGGGATGGAATATGGGGGTTGAGTACTTTACAGAATGGGACTCCTGGTTTTTCTTTTTTTTCAGAAATGACAGATAATGAAACAAATAGTTCTGAAAATGAGGAAAAAAAGAAACAAGAAGAGCATTCAGAAGAAAGCGCAGATTCCACAAACACAACGAACATTGTTTCTCTTTCTTTTTCATTACCTTCTCTTCTTTATGTAAACCAATCACTCTCCTCTGGCTTTCGCATAGGTAATAATCACGATGAGAAAATTGATGCAATTCTTACGTATACAGTTTCCTTTAATGATACTCTTCTTCTTAATAATACAAAGTATTTTTTCAACATTAGTAAATACAAAACAAAAGACACTCTCTCTTTTACTTTTCCTGAACCCGGAGAATATACCCTTTGCGGGAACGTGGAAAGTCTGCCCCACGATGGTCTTTTTGATGACAACAGTATTTGCCAGAATCTTTCTGTTGTCTCCCTTGAAGAGATTGCTTGTAATAGGACAATTACTATTATAATGAATCAGACAGATTACCGCTCTGGAAAACCTATTGACTTTTCTCTGCTTATTGACGGAACAAAAAACCCCGCGTTTCCGTTTATCGCATCCACTTTTATTGAAGAGATTACTGGAGAGATTGTGAAGAAATCAACAAATACAACCACCACAAGCATAAAACACTGGACACCAAAAATAAAAAAAGAATATGGTGTTTATAGAATTCACGCAACGCTTCTTGATCCATACTGTGCTGATGTTTCATTGCAAGATAACACTGCGACTGCAACATTTTTTGTCTTCAATCGTTTTGATGAAGAACCATTTGTTGCCATTGAACATCTTTATCTTGGTTCTGACAGCATCGCAAAAACTGGAGACACGCTTCGTGCGAAGGTTCATTTTTATACAGGAAATCTCTCCCGCATCTCTTCTGATGAAAAGGCAATTCATCTGTACGTCAAAAATGAAATTGGAACAGTTGTTTCTCCTATTGCCCAAATTACTCCAAGCGAAAGCTTTCAGGAAAATGAACTGACGCTTCCCTTTCTACTTGATTACTCTTGCACATCATTTCCGACAACAGAGGAAACGTACACGTTAGTTGTGGAAGGCGCAGGCAATACTGCAAAACAGAAATTTCCAGTGAAAGGAGTCAACAAAGAACGGTGCGGAAGCGCATCTTCTGAGTATCTGTCGTATGAACTTGCATCGCTTGGTTTTAGTGGAGAAAATGTAACGCACACAGTCATTATTATTAATACTGATGATGCACCGCATACCTATGCTGTTTCCAGCAAGATCTATAGGCGAGCAAAGACCTATAGCGGCGATCATTTCGCAAATCAGAATACTCTTTCTCTGAATCCTGGCGAAGAATATACGGTGACGCTTCAAAATACACTTCTTGGTGTGGAAGCCGGAGCATACTCTGCCAAAATACAAATTCAAAAAGATCAACAAAAGACATTGAAAGAATTTCGCGGAGAACTCACTGTTGTTGGCAATGAAGTTCATGTTGAAGAGCATGTTTTAGAAGATGCGCAAATTACGGCATTCCGCGTGCTCGGCAGTTTTTCTGATGAGCAAATTCCTTTGTTTGTTCAGGTGGATGGAAATGGAAATTATACTCTTTCTCTGGAAAGTGCTCTTGAACAAAAAAATATTCCTATTTCTCTCCACGAAAAGGGATTTGTTTTTCTCAATATTACTCCTTTGAAAGGGAAGAATGTGTTTGTTGCACAACTCTATCACAACACAACACTTGTTGATACTGCCGCGCTCTCATTTTCTGTTTCTGGTGACACTATTTCTCCAACAAAAAATGTAGAAGCGATCGAGAACAGAGAAAATAAAGAAACGAAGACCCCATCTTCTCTTGCTTCGATTACAGGGTATGCGGTCTACCAACACGCCGCTCCTTTTGAAACAACTTTCTACAAAACCATTGCGCTCCTCAACGCAGTATTGCTTGGTGTGCTTTTTTCCCTCATTCTTTATGTGATCATAAAGAATCGAGATATGATTAAAAATACGCTCCAGAATCAATCGCAACCTATATAA
- a CDS encoding C39 family peptidase — protein MIKKVVNHKPKEYLQQGMRHCGGYTIKAILSAYNLDDGRHPKKYLLPKVKSLGFTTPKLIQETLKKYGFDAPIKRANKLSDDRKIQSIKKELDKNRPVILLIGNGYSSTGKYSALRMNCISHWISVWGYNDKEKIFFIYDSYVDKKSYDKILVGNVKRTYKQVLRDWKGTFYFRTKSFLYMPVMKK, from the coding sequence ATGATTAAGAAAGTAGTAAATCACAAACCAAAGGAATATCTACAACAAGGAATGAGGCATTGTGGTGGCTATACTATAAAAGCAATACTTAGTGCTTACAATCTTGATGATGGGAGACATCCAAAAAAGTATTTACTACCAAAAGTCAAGAGTTTAGGATTTACTACGCCAAAACTAATCCAAGAAACTCTCAAAAAATATGGATTTGATGCTCCAATAAAGAGAGCGAATAAATTATCAGATGATAGAAAGATACAATCAATAAAGAAAGAATTAGATAAAAATAGACCAGTGATATTATTGATTGGCAATGGTTATTCTTCAACAGGAAAGTACTCTGCATTAAGAATGAATTGTATAAGTCACTGGATAAGTGTTTGGGGATACAATGACAAAGAAAAAATATTCTTTATTTATGATTCATATGTTGATAAGAAAAGTTATGATAAAATTCTCGTTGGTAATGTAAAGAGAACTTATAAGCAAGTTTTAAGAGATTGGAAAGGAACATTCTATTTTAGAACTAAGAGTTTTTTGTACATGCCTGTAATGAAGAAATGA
- a CDS encoding M23 family metallopeptidase — MRILKNKKAQYFMPLFAFFVLVLFTLLYFDLAAKTEQFESKEGESNKIGEKQLAVLNAAAEGEKALLYLDLSAQQAYGAAVLETAKTNYLDSSSCSFYRGVPVVYGSGDCMLYGDELEKELGDALSDSFDHALIPYLEAYEDILPLPSEYLLTFDENRLTGISPAPLEIPIMSITSVPAHEGTATGTFSGGQFTQWPVAYDEHRVNSCFGYRGGDVVSGTSKGTTYHAGIDIRGPLGTPVLAAAAGTVVDTSPVRWGRVVLDHGNGLYTLYLHMDTISVSVGDIVAQGEVLGTTGGRGKNSASAYDPHLHFEIIDTSVPSDLTNAQGEKATLSSSWTKKSVNPLCYFASSVSYDYNNNLACRSQGGIYKFCNLYRTQTGVSPTMTTSGISYTPSASTKEKLRQIDANYGKVIETSVSGTSVPKALVIALIMTESGGNTNAASSTGCTGLMQFCKGTAYQYDLCSNKKCTGTDYRTDASRAIPAGVQLLQDNMKSFNGYKDQVAFSLAAYNGGAGLVKKAIAATGKSDPSWDEVSAQITEDLIAEVYSDAFSSSVYEESFGTTEKRNKKVKEVRAYANRVLSYYYAYASLEEGKTK; from the coding sequence ATGAGAATACTGAAAAATAAAAAAGCGCAATACTTTATGCCTCTCTTTGCATTCTTTGTCTTAGTTCTCTTTACTCTGCTCTATTTTGATCTTGCCGCGAAAACAGAACAATTTGAAAGCAAAGAAGGAGAGAGTAATAAGATTGGAGAGAAACAACTTGCTGTTTTGAATGCTGCTGCGGAAGGAGAGAAAGCGTTGCTGTATTTAGATCTGAGCGCACAACAAGCATATGGCGCTGCTGTTTTGGAAACTGCAAAAACGAATTATCTGGATTCTTCTTCCTGCTCTTTTTACCGTGGCGTTCCTGTTGTCTATGGCAGTGGCGATTGCATGCTCTATGGCGATGAGTTGGAGAAGGAACTTGGAGATGCACTCAGCGATTCGTTTGATCACGCCCTTATTCCGTATCTTGAAGCATATGAAGACATTCTTCCTCTTCCCTCTGAGTATCTCCTCACTTTTGATGAGAATAGATTGACTGGAATTTCTCCTGCACCTCTTGAAATTCCTATAATGAGCATTACCAGCGTTCCTGCGCACGAAGGAACTGCAACAGGAACATTTTCTGGTGGGCAATTCACTCAATGGCCTGTCGCGTACGATGAACATCGCGTGAATTCTTGCTTTGGGTATCGTGGAGGAGATGTTGTGAGTGGAACAAGCAAAGGAACAACATATCACGCAGGAATTGATATTCGCGGACCATTAGGAACACCTGTTCTCGCTGCCGCCGCGGGCACTGTTGTTGACACTTCGCCTGTTCGCTGGGGGAGAGTTGTCCTTGATCACGGCAATGGACTTTATACTCTTTACTTGCACATGGACACTATTTCTGTTTCTGTCGGTGATATTGTTGCGCAAGGAGAAGTTCTTGGGACCACTGGAGGTCGTGGAAAAAACAGCGCATCTGCTTATGATCCACACTTACATTTTGAAATCATTGACACGTCTGTTCCTTCTGATCTTACTAATGCGCAAGGAGAAAAAGCAACACTCTCCAGCAGCTGGACAAAAAAAAGCGTGAACCCGCTTTGCTATTTTGCGTCTTCTGTCAGTTATGATTACAATAATAATCTCGCGTGTCGATCGCAAGGAGGAATCTACAAGTTCTGTAACCTTTATAGAACGCAAACAGGAGTTAGTCCAACTATGACTACTAGTGGGATTAGTTACACTCCTTCTGCATCGACAAAAGAGAAGCTACGACAGATTGACGCGAATTATGGAAAGGTAATAGAAACTTCTGTTTCTGGAACTTCTGTTCCAAAAGCGTTAGTGATCGCGCTTATCATGACAGAATCTGGCGGCAATACGAACGCTGCGTCTTCGACTGGATGTACTGGTCTTATGCAATTTTGTAAAGGCACTGCATATCAGTATGATCTTTGCAGCAATAAGAAATGTACTGGCACTGACTATCGAACAGACGCTTCGCGCGCAATTCCCGCAGGAGTTCAGCTACTTCAGGATAACATGAAGAGCTTTAATGGCTATAAAGATCAAGTTGCATTTTCCCTCGCCGCATATAACGGCGGCGCTGGACTTGTCAAAAAAGCAATTGCCGCAACAGGAAAAAGCGACCCATCCTGGGATGAGGTTTCTGCACAGATTACTGAAGATCTTATCGCAGAAGTGTACAGCGACGCATTTTCATCCAGCGTGTATGAAGAAAGTTTCGGCACAACAGAAAAAAGAAACAAAAAAGTCAAAGAAGTTCGCGCTTACGCAAACCGCGTTCTGAGTTATTATTACGCGTATGCGTCATTAGAAGAAGGAAAAACAAAATAG
- a CDS encoding SGNH/GDSL hydrolase family protein, with protein MIKGKKAQGGLDLSSDTVIRVVLSVGAILLLTIFIFKIWDVFVPDTEEATKRNFEQLVASITNMEEGASFSSYPLFVDEDYAIVGYQSGVSSIGGTCTAYAITSPYSNTKPEQCGIGTEGCLCLCKKTSDFATVCKENDDVEQCATVETFGKDYSFTGGTYTEGGSCSFALVLGAESVQSVYLKKTENTVRICAKECDVQVETTDSNDLVSLLSSGGIITLDYKTPAMSINSYTQQLTYDSSSKKYTLKESTIWKYREPENEITTYTTLSDAVAYIKKQLSGSEATKLQAANDDTFVYAVVYVQAEGYTSEQYGVYTPEEFLALLQELSDTSSTEDSSDTSTASVLAETSEQNVLIIGDSQTMGTYGDTLYASFKTDGYTTNKYAVCGSTPSYFTEGISIISSACNAEYTYDDGSSKKVDSGNTPLLSNLIEKHTPSLVFVTFASNGYEWYGSSEETIQNSVNSVAEEITNQGATCYWAGPPQGPHYPDIETYQQFRDAIKESVENSGCIFIDSEEYTDFAFCPDGGSFGCDADVHFDNHGTAGKAAAETWAEGVYSEFASSLSVS; from the coding sequence ATGATAAAAGGTAAAAAAGCGCAAGGAGGACTTGATCTTTCCAGTGACACTGTTATTCGTGTTGTCCTCAGCGTTGGAGCAATTCTTCTTCTCACTATTTTCATCTTCAAAATATGGGATGTCTTTGTACCTGATACAGAAGAAGCAACAAAACGGAATTTTGAACAACTTGTCGCAAGCATTACAAACATGGAGGAGGGTGCTTCGTTCAGCAGCTATCCTCTTTTTGTTGATGAAGATTATGCGATTGTGGGGTATCAGAGCGGGGTTTCTTCTATTGGAGGAACATGCACTGCATATGCTATTACTTCTCCATATTCTAATACCAAACCTGAACAGTGTGGGATAGGTACAGAAGGATGCCTCTGTCTTTGCAAGAAGACGAGTGATTTTGCAACAGTATGTAAAGAAAATGATGACGTTGAACAATGCGCAACTGTAGAGACGTTTGGTAAGGATTATTCTTTTACTGGTGGAACATATACTGAGGGAGGAAGTTGTTCGTTCGCGCTTGTCCTTGGCGCGGAAAGTGTCCAAAGTGTGTACCTCAAAAAAACTGAAAACACTGTTCGGATTTGTGCGAAAGAATGTGACGTACAGGTGGAGACCACTGATAGTAACGATCTTGTGTCTCTTCTTTCTTCTGGAGGAATAATAACACTTGATTATAAAACACCTGCTATGAGTATTAACTCCTATACACAACAACTCACCTACGATAGCTCTTCAAAAAAATATACCCTCAAAGAAAGCACAATTTGGAAATATCGTGAACCCGAGAATGAAATAACAACATATACCACACTTTCAGACGCTGTTGCGTATATCAAGAAACAACTTTCTGGATCTGAAGCAACAAAACTACAAGCAGCCAATGATGATACCTTTGTTTATGCTGTTGTTTATGTTCAAGCAGAGGGATATACTAGTGAACAATACGGAGTATATACTCCTGAAGAGTTTCTCGCGCTTCTTCAAGAGCTTTCGGATACGAGTTCAACAGAAGACTCTTCTGATACTTCAACTGCTTCTGTATTAGCTGAAACTTCTGAACAAAACGTTTTGATTATTGGAGATTCTCAAACTATGGGAACGTATGGCGACACGCTTTACGCATCATTCAAAACAGATGGTTACACCACAAATAAATATGCAGTGTGCGGATCAACGCCATCATACTTTACAGAAGGGATATCCATTATTAGTTCTGCTTGTAACGCAGAATACACGTATGATGATGGTTCCAGCAAAAAAGTTGATTCTGGAAATACTCCGCTTCTCAGCAATCTTATTGAAAAACATACCCCTTCTCTCGTGTTTGTCACTTTTGCAAGCAATGGCTATGAATGGTATGGTTCTTCTGAAGAAACAATACAGAACAGCGTCAACAGTGTTGCAGAAGAAATAACCAATCAAGGAGCTACTTGTTATTGGGCAGGCCCACCTCAAGGTCCTCATTATCCTGACATTGAAACCTATCAACAATTTAGAGATGCGATAAAAGAAAGTGTAGAAAATTCTGGTTGTATATTTATTGATTCGGAAGAATATACGGACTTTGCTTTTTGTCCTGACGGAGGATCTTTTGGCTGTGACGCTGATGTTCATTTTGACAATCATGGCACTGCTGGAAAAGCTGCTGCGGAAACATGGGCTGAAGGAGTGTATAGCGAATTTGCTTCTTCCCTTTCTGTGAGCTGA